Proteins encoded within one genomic window of Bos indicus isolate NIAB-ARS_2022 breed Sahiwal x Tharparkar chromosome 23, NIAB-ARS_B.indTharparkar_mat_pri_1.0, whole genome shotgun sequence:
- the UNC5CL gene encoding UNC5C-like protein isoform X2 — protein sequence MCSYESSFQPAQFLLLVGVPLASAVLLVQCLRWRCPRRLLGSCWKLESQEEPAPPPTPLPEDESSRAGLPATLQEVATFYQELHTPTQGQTVIRQLMHKLLVFSAREVDHRGGCLMLQDTGISLLIPPGAVSMGRQERVSLTLVWDLTDAPSLSRAQGLVSPVVACGPHGASFLKPCTLTFKHCAQQPSQARAYSSNTALLDTKAWKPLGRPGDHTSRDECRIHLSHFSLYTCVLEAPVGREARKWLQLALFCSPLAPGQSHLQLRVYFLNNTPCALQWAVTNEQPHGGRLRGPCQLFDFTGARGDQCLKLKYISEGWENVDDSSCQLVPHLHIWHGKCPFRSFCFRRKAAKDNEDCSALTNEIIVTMHTFQDGLETKYMEILRFQASEEESWTAPPPVTQPPACNRLPPELFEQLQMLLEPNSITGNDWRRLASHLGLCGMKIRFMSCQRSPAAAILELFEEQNGSLQELHYLMTLMERLDCASVIQNYLNGTQSGSPPRLRAGAQENQGLELDEKL from the exons ATGTGCTCCTATGAGAGTTCCTTCCAGCCCGCCCAGTTCCTACTGCTGGTGGGGGTTCCGCTGGCGAGCGCAGTGCTCCTGGTCCAGTGCCTTCGATGGCGCTGTCCTCGCCGGCTGCTGGGTTCCTGCTGGAAGCTGGAGAGCCAAGAGGAGCCAGcgccccctcccactcccctaccGGAAGATGAGTCCTCCAGGGCAGGCCTGCCAGCCACGCTGCAGGAGGTGGCCACCTTCTATCAGGAACTGCACACACCCACCCAAGGCCAGACTGTCATCCGGCAGCTGATGCACAAACTGTTGGTGTTTTCCGCTCGAGAGGTGGACCACCGCGGCGGCTGCCTGATGCTCCAGGATACGGGCATTTCCCTGCTCATCCCGCCAG GTGCTGTGTCCATGGGCCGCCAGGAGCGGGTGTCGTTGACCCTGGTGTGGGACCTGACGGATGCCCCCTCGCTGTCCCGGGCTCAGGGGCTGGTGAGCCCCGTGGTGGCGTGTGGCCCCCACGGGGCCTCCTTCCTGAAGCCCTGCACCCTCACCTTCAAGCACTGTGCCCAGCAGCCCAGCCAGGCCCGCGCCTACAGCAGCAACACTGCCCTGCTGGACACCAAGGCCTGGAAGCCGCTGGGGCGGCCGGGGGACCACACCTCCCGGGATGAATGTCGCATCCACCTTTCCCACTTCAG CCTCTACACCTGTGTGCTGGAGGCGCCGGTGGGCCGGGAAGCCCGAAAGTGGCTGCAGCTGGCCCTGTTCTGCTCGCCGCTGGCCCCGGGGCAGTCCCACCTGCAGCTGCGTGTCTACTTCCTCAACAACACGCCCTGTGCCCTGCAGTGGGCCGTGACCAACGAGCAGCCACACGGTGGACGCCTGCGCGGGCCCTGCCAGCTCTTTGACTTCACTGGGGCCCGAGGGGACCAGTGCCTGAAACTCAAATACATCTCAGAGG GTTGGGAGAACGTGGATGACAGCAGCTGTCAGCTCGTGCCACATCTGCACATCTGGCACGGGAAGTGCCCCTTCCGCTCCTTCTGCTTCCGCAGAAAAGCAG CCAAAGACAACGAGGACTGCTCTGCGCTGACCAATGAGATCATCGTCACGATGCACACCTTCCAAGAT GGCTTGGAGACCAAGTACATGGAAATCCTCAGGTTCCAGGCATCGGAGGAGGAATCCTGGacagccccacccccagtcaCCCAGCCACCTGCCTGCAATAG GCTGCCCCCAGAGCTCTTTGAGCAGCTGCAGATGTTATTGGAGCCAAACAGCATCACTGGCAATGACTGGCGGCGACTGGCCTCCCACCTGGGGCTCTGCGGTATGAAAATCCG GTTCATGTCCTGTCAGCGCAGCCCCGCGGCAGCCATCCTGGAGCTATTTGAGGAGCAGAATGGCAGCCTCCAGGAGCTGCACTACCTCATGACCCTCATGGAGCGGCTGGACTGCGCCTCCGTTATCCAGAACTACCTGAACGGGACGCAAAGCGGCAGCCCACCCCGGCTGCGCGCTGGCG
- the UNC5CL gene encoding UNC5C-like protein isoform X5: MGFFRQEHWSPWPRVQGNRQHQATRRMCSYESSFQPAQFLLLVGVPLASAVLLVQCLRWRCPRRLLGSCWKLESQEEPAPPPTPLPEDESSRAGLPATLQEVATFYQELHTPTQGQTVIRQLMHKLLVFSAREVDHRGGCLMLQDTGISLLIPPGAVSMGRQERVSLTLVWDLTDAPSLSRAQGLVSPVVACGPHGASFLKPCTLTFKHCAQQPSQARAYSSNTALLDTKAWKPLGRPGDHTSRDECRIHLSHFSLYTCVLEAPVGREARKWLQLALFCSPLAPGQSHLQLRVYFLNNTPCALQWAVTNEQPHGGRLRGPCQLFDFTGARGDQCLKLKYISEGWENVDDSSCQLVPHLHIWHGKCPFRSFCFRRKAAKDNEDCSALTNEIIVTMHTFQDGLETKYMEILRFQASEEESWTAPPPVTQPPACNRLPPELFEQLQMLLEPNSITGNDWRRLASHLGLCGMKIRQT; this comes from the exons atgggattcttcaggcaagaacactgga GCCCTTGGCCTCGGGTGCAGGGCAACCGGCAGCATCAAGCGACCAGGCGGATGTGCTCCTATGAGAGTTCCTTCCAGCCCGCCCAGTTCCTACTGCTGGTGGGGGTTCCGCTGGCGAGCGCAGTGCTCCTGGTCCAGTGCCTTCGATGGCGCTGTCCTCGCCGGCTGCTGGGTTCCTGCTGGAAGCTGGAGAGCCAAGAGGAGCCAGcgccccctcccactcccctaccGGAAGATGAGTCCTCCAGGGCAGGCCTGCCAGCCACGCTGCAGGAGGTGGCCACCTTCTATCAGGAACTGCACACACCCACCCAAGGCCAGACTGTCATCCGGCAGCTGATGCACAAACTGTTGGTGTTTTCCGCTCGAGAGGTGGACCACCGCGGCGGCTGCCTGATGCTCCAGGATACGGGCATTTCCCTGCTCATCCCGCCAG GTGCTGTGTCCATGGGCCGCCAGGAGCGGGTGTCGTTGACCCTGGTGTGGGACCTGACGGATGCCCCCTCGCTGTCCCGGGCTCAGGGGCTGGTGAGCCCCGTGGTGGCGTGTGGCCCCCACGGGGCCTCCTTCCTGAAGCCCTGCACCCTCACCTTCAAGCACTGTGCCCAGCAGCCCAGCCAGGCCCGCGCCTACAGCAGCAACACTGCCCTGCTGGACACCAAGGCCTGGAAGCCGCTGGGGCGGCCGGGGGACCACACCTCCCGGGATGAATGTCGCATCCACCTTTCCCACTTCAG CCTCTACACCTGTGTGCTGGAGGCGCCGGTGGGCCGGGAAGCCCGAAAGTGGCTGCAGCTGGCCCTGTTCTGCTCGCCGCTGGCCCCGGGGCAGTCCCACCTGCAGCTGCGTGTCTACTTCCTCAACAACACGCCCTGTGCCCTGCAGTGGGCCGTGACCAACGAGCAGCCACACGGTGGACGCCTGCGCGGGCCCTGCCAGCTCTTTGACTTCACTGGGGCCCGAGGGGACCAGTGCCTGAAACTCAAATACATCTCAGAGG GTTGGGAGAACGTGGATGACAGCAGCTGTCAGCTCGTGCCACATCTGCACATCTGGCACGGGAAGTGCCCCTTCCGCTCCTTCTGCTTCCGCAGAAAAGCAG CCAAAGACAACGAGGACTGCTCTGCGCTGACCAATGAGATCATCGTCACGATGCACACCTTCCAAGAT GGCTTGGAGACCAAGTACATGGAAATCCTCAGGTTCCAGGCATCGGAGGAGGAATCCTGGacagccccacccccagtcaCCCAGCCACCTGCCTGCAATAG GCTGCCCCCAGAGCTCTTTGAGCAGCTGCAGATGTTATTGGAGCCAAACAGCATCACTGGCAATGACTGGCGGCGACTGGCCTCCCACCTGGGGCTCTGCGGTATGAAAATCCG
- the UNC5CL gene encoding UNC5C-like protein isoform X4, with product MGFFRQEHWSPWPRVQGNRQHQATRRMCSYESSFQPAQFLLLVGVPLASAVLLVQCLRWRCPRRLLGSCWKLESQEEPAPPPTPLPEDESSRAGLPATLQEVATFYQELHTPTQGQTVIRQLMHKLLVFSAREVDHRGGCLMLQDTGISLLIPPGAVSMGRQERVSLTLVWDLTDAPSLSRAQGLVSPVVACGPHGASFLKPCTLTFKHCAQQPSQARAYSSNTALLDTKAWKPLGRPGDHTSRDECRIHLSHFSLYTCVLEAPVGREARKWLQLALFCSPLAPGQSHLQLRVYFLNNTPCALQWAVTNEQPHGGRLRGPCQLFDFTGARGDQCLKLKYISEGWENVDDSSCQLVPHLHIWHGKCPFRSFCFRRKAAKDNEDCSALTNEIIVTMHTFQDGLETKYMEILRFQASEEESWTAPPPVTQPPACNRLPPELFEQLQMLLEPNSITGNDWRRLASHLGLCGMKIRRVT from the exons atgggattcttcaggcaagaacactgga GCCCTTGGCCTCGGGTGCAGGGCAACCGGCAGCATCAAGCGACCAGGCGGATGTGCTCCTATGAGAGTTCCTTCCAGCCCGCCCAGTTCCTACTGCTGGTGGGGGTTCCGCTGGCGAGCGCAGTGCTCCTGGTCCAGTGCCTTCGATGGCGCTGTCCTCGCCGGCTGCTGGGTTCCTGCTGGAAGCTGGAGAGCCAAGAGGAGCCAGcgccccctcccactcccctaccGGAAGATGAGTCCTCCAGGGCAGGCCTGCCAGCCACGCTGCAGGAGGTGGCCACCTTCTATCAGGAACTGCACACACCCACCCAAGGCCAGACTGTCATCCGGCAGCTGATGCACAAACTGTTGGTGTTTTCCGCTCGAGAGGTGGACCACCGCGGCGGCTGCCTGATGCTCCAGGATACGGGCATTTCCCTGCTCATCCCGCCAG GTGCTGTGTCCATGGGCCGCCAGGAGCGGGTGTCGTTGACCCTGGTGTGGGACCTGACGGATGCCCCCTCGCTGTCCCGGGCTCAGGGGCTGGTGAGCCCCGTGGTGGCGTGTGGCCCCCACGGGGCCTCCTTCCTGAAGCCCTGCACCCTCACCTTCAAGCACTGTGCCCAGCAGCCCAGCCAGGCCCGCGCCTACAGCAGCAACACTGCCCTGCTGGACACCAAGGCCTGGAAGCCGCTGGGGCGGCCGGGGGACCACACCTCCCGGGATGAATGTCGCATCCACCTTTCCCACTTCAG CCTCTACACCTGTGTGCTGGAGGCGCCGGTGGGCCGGGAAGCCCGAAAGTGGCTGCAGCTGGCCCTGTTCTGCTCGCCGCTGGCCCCGGGGCAGTCCCACCTGCAGCTGCGTGTCTACTTCCTCAACAACACGCCCTGTGCCCTGCAGTGGGCCGTGACCAACGAGCAGCCACACGGTGGACGCCTGCGCGGGCCCTGCCAGCTCTTTGACTTCACTGGGGCCCGAGGGGACCAGTGCCTGAAACTCAAATACATCTCAGAGG GTTGGGAGAACGTGGATGACAGCAGCTGTCAGCTCGTGCCACATCTGCACATCTGGCACGGGAAGTGCCCCTTCCGCTCCTTCTGCTTCCGCAGAAAAGCAG CCAAAGACAACGAGGACTGCTCTGCGCTGACCAATGAGATCATCGTCACGATGCACACCTTCCAAGAT GGCTTGGAGACCAAGTACATGGAAATCCTCAGGTTCCAGGCATCGGAGGAGGAATCCTGGacagccccacccccagtcaCCCAGCCACCTGCCTGCAATAG GCTGCCCCCAGAGCTCTTTGAGCAGCTGCAGATGTTATTGGAGCCAAACAGCATCACTGGCAATGACTGGCGGCGACTGGCCTCCCACCTGGGGCTCTGCGGTATGAAAATCCG GAGAGTGACTTAA
- the UNC5CL gene encoding UNC5C-like protein isoform X3 — translation MGFFRQEHWSPWPRVQGNRQHQATRRMCSYESSFQPAQFLLLVGVPLASAVLLVQCLRWRCPRRLLGSCWKLESQEEPAPPPTPLPEDESSRAGLPATLQEVATFYQELHTPTQGQTVIRQLMHKLLVFSAREVDHRGGCLMLQDTGISLLIPPGAVSMGRQERVSLTLVWDLTDAPSLSRAQGLVSPVVACGPHGASFLKPCTLTFKHCAQQPSQARAYSSNTALLDTKAWKPLGRPGDHTSRDECRIHLSHFSLYTCVLEAPVGREARKWLQLALFCSPLAPGQSHLQLRVYFLNNTPCALQWAVTNEQPHGGRLRGPCQLFDFTGARGDQCLKLKYISEGWENVDDSSCQLVPHLHIWHGKCPFRSFCFRRKAAKDNEDCSALTNEIIVTMHTFQDGLETKYMEILRFQASEEESWTAPPPVTQPPACNRLPPELFEQLQMLLEPNSITGNDWRRLASHLGLCGMKIRMTFMRRSDSRCPSEYCESHIL, via the exons atgggattcttcaggcaagaacactgga GCCCTTGGCCTCGGGTGCAGGGCAACCGGCAGCATCAAGCGACCAGGCGGATGTGCTCCTATGAGAGTTCCTTCCAGCCCGCCCAGTTCCTACTGCTGGTGGGGGTTCCGCTGGCGAGCGCAGTGCTCCTGGTCCAGTGCCTTCGATGGCGCTGTCCTCGCCGGCTGCTGGGTTCCTGCTGGAAGCTGGAGAGCCAAGAGGAGCCAGcgccccctcccactcccctaccGGAAGATGAGTCCTCCAGGGCAGGCCTGCCAGCCACGCTGCAGGAGGTGGCCACCTTCTATCAGGAACTGCACACACCCACCCAAGGCCAGACTGTCATCCGGCAGCTGATGCACAAACTGTTGGTGTTTTCCGCTCGAGAGGTGGACCACCGCGGCGGCTGCCTGATGCTCCAGGATACGGGCATTTCCCTGCTCATCCCGCCAG GTGCTGTGTCCATGGGCCGCCAGGAGCGGGTGTCGTTGACCCTGGTGTGGGACCTGACGGATGCCCCCTCGCTGTCCCGGGCTCAGGGGCTGGTGAGCCCCGTGGTGGCGTGTGGCCCCCACGGGGCCTCCTTCCTGAAGCCCTGCACCCTCACCTTCAAGCACTGTGCCCAGCAGCCCAGCCAGGCCCGCGCCTACAGCAGCAACACTGCCCTGCTGGACACCAAGGCCTGGAAGCCGCTGGGGCGGCCGGGGGACCACACCTCCCGGGATGAATGTCGCATCCACCTTTCCCACTTCAG CCTCTACACCTGTGTGCTGGAGGCGCCGGTGGGCCGGGAAGCCCGAAAGTGGCTGCAGCTGGCCCTGTTCTGCTCGCCGCTGGCCCCGGGGCAGTCCCACCTGCAGCTGCGTGTCTACTTCCTCAACAACACGCCCTGTGCCCTGCAGTGGGCCGTGACCAACGAGCAGCCACACGGTGGACGCCTGCGCGGGCCCTGCCAGCTCTTTGACTTCACTGGGGCCCGAGGGGACCAGTGCCTGAAACTCAAATACATCTCAGAGG GTTGGGAGAACGTGGATGACAGCAGCTGTCAGCTCGTGCCACATCTGCACATCTGGCACGGGAAGTGCCCCTTCCGCTCCTTCTGCTTCCGCAGAAAAGCAG CCAAAGACAACGAGGACTGCTCTGCGCTGACCAATGAGATCATCGTCACGATGCACACCTTCCAAGAT GGCTTGGAGACCAAGTACATGGAAATCCTCAGGTTCCAGGCATCGGAGGAGGAATCCTGGacagccccacccccagtcaCCCAGCCACCTGCCTGCAATAG GCTGCCCCCAGAGCTCTTTGAGCAGCTGCAGATGTTATTGGAGCCAAACAGCATCACTGGCAATGACTGGCGGCGACTGGCCTCCCACCTGGGGCTCTGCGGTATGAAAATCCG
- the UNC5CL gene encoding UNC5C-like protein isoform X1, whose translation MGFFRQEHWSPWPRVQGNRQHQATRRMCSYESSFQPAQFLLLVGVPLASAVLLVQCLRWRCPRRLLGSCWKLESQEEPAPPPTPLPEDESSRAGLPATLQEVATFYQELHTPTQGQTVIRQLMHKLLVFSAREVDHRGGCLMLQDTGISLLIPPGAVSMGRQERVSLTLVWDLTDAPSLSRAQGLVSPVVACGPHGASFLKPCTLTFKHCAQQPSQARAYSSNTALLDTKAWKPLGRPGDHTSRDECRIHLSHFSLYTCVLEAPVGREARKWLQLALFCSPLAPGQSHLQLRVYFLNNTPCALQWAVTNEQPHGGRLRGPCQLFDFTGARGDQCLKLKYISEGWENVDDSSCQLVPHLHIWHGKCPFRSFCFRRKAAKDNEDCSALTNEIIVTMHTFQDGLETKYMEILRFQASEEESWTAPPPVTQPPACNRLPPELFEQLQMLLEPNSITGNDWRRLASHLGLCGMKIRFMSCQRSPAAAILELFEEQNGSLQELHYLMTLMERLDCASVIQNYLNGTQSGSPPRLRAGAQENQGLELDEKL comes from the exons atgggattcttcaggcaagaacactgga GCCCTTGGCCTCGGGTGCAGGGCAACCGGCAGCATCAAGCGACCAGGCGGATGTGCTCCTATGAGAGTTCCTTCCAGCCCGCCCAGTTCCTACTGCTGGTGGGGGTTCCGCTGGCGAGCGCAGTGCTCCTGGTCCAGTGCCTTCGATGGCGCTGTCCTCGCCGGCTGCTGGGTTCCTGCTGGAAGCTGGAGAGCCAAGAGGAGCCAGcgccccctcccactcccctaccGGAAGATGAGTCCTCCAGGGCAGGCCTGCCAGCCACGCTGCAGGAGGTGGCCACCTTCTATCAGGAACTGCACACACCCACCCAAGGCCAGACTGTCATCCGGCAGCTGATGCACAAACTGTTGGTGTTTTCCGCTCGAGAGGTGGACCACCGCGGCGGCTGCCTGATGCTCCAGGATACGGGCATTTCCCTGCTCATCCCGCCAG GTGCTGTGTCCATGGGCCGCCAGGAGCGGGTGTCGTTGACCCTGGTGTGGGACCTGACGGATGCCCCCTCGCTGTCCCGGGCTCAGGGGCTGGTGAGCCCCGTGGTGGCGTGTGGCCCCCACGGGGCCTCCTTCCTGAAGCCCTGCACCCTCACCTTCAAGCACTGTGCCCAGCAGCCCAGCCAGGCCCGCGCCTACAGCAGCAACACTGCCCTGCTGGACACCAAGGCCTGGAAGCCGCTGGGGCGGCCGGGGGACCACACCTCCCGGGATGAATGTCGCATCCACCTTTCCCACTTCAG CCTCTACACCTGTGTGCTGGAGGCGCCGGTGGGCCGGGAAGCCCGAAAGTGGCTGCAGCTGGCCCTGTTCTGCTCGCCGCTGGCCCCGGGGCAGTCCCACCTGCAGCTGCGTGTCTACTTCCTCAACAACACGCCCTGTGCCCTGCAGTGGGCCGTGACCAACGAGCAGCCACACGGTGGACGCCTGCGCGGGCCCTGCCAGCTCTTTGACTTCACTGGGGCCCGAGGGGACCAGTGCCTGAAACTCAAATACATCTCAGAGG GTTGGGAGAACGTGGATGACAGCAGCTGTCAGCTCGTGCCACATCTGCACATCTGGCACGGGAAGTGCCCCTTCCGCTCCTTCTGCTTCCGCAGAAAAGCAG CCAAAGACAACGAGGACTGCTCTGCGCTGACCAATGAGATCATCGTCACGATGCACACCTTCCAAGAT GGCTTGGAGACCAAGTACATGGAAATCCTCAGGTTCCAGGCATCGGAGGAGGAATCCTGGacagccccacccccagtcaCCCAGCCACCTGCCTGCAATAG GCTGCCCCCAGAGCTCTTTGAGCAGCTGCAGATGTTATTGGAGCCAAACAGCATCACTGGCAATGACTGGCGGCGACTGGCCTCCCACCTGGGGCTCTGCGGTATGAAAATCCG GTTCATGTCCTGTCAGCGCAGCCCCGCGGCAGCCATCCTGGAGCTATTTGAGGAGCAGAATGGCAGCCTCCAGGAGCTGCACTACCTCATGACCCTCATGGAGCGGCTGGACTGCGCCTCCGTTATCCAGAACTACCTGAACGGGACGCAAAGCGGCAGCCCACCCCGGCTGCGCGCTGGCG
- the TSPO2 gene encoding translocator protein 2, translating to MWKRAKAALAQRRGLGEDPRGCPGLDLLWEAQAGEECQVGGDRQADAGNATISVFSASPDRTSSRRMWPQGAIFVALPLLGPTLVWLLIHHSMSDWCDSLRKLPWCPPHRVLLLVWTTIYSITGYAASEAGSEARPSASTVCAEHPELGSLAPGCCRKVKGNSQGSPPNRPAPAQALLHLLLLFGLVMSTALIWHPINKLATLLLLAYLAWLTMGVSITCHLWRDSLCPEDRPPRGE from the exons ATGTGGAAAAGGGCGAAGGCAGCGttggctcagaggagggggctgggagaaGACCCCAGGGGGTGTCCAGGACTAGACCTCCTATGGGAGGCTCAGGCCGGGGAAGAGTGTCAGGTAGgaggagacagacaggcagatgCGGGGAACGCTACCATCAGCGTGTTCTCTGCCTCCCCAGATcgcacctcctccaggagaatgTGGCCTCAAGGGGCCATCTTTGTGGCCCTGCCCCTCCTGGGGCCCACCCTTGTCTGGCTGCTCATCCATCACTCAATGTCTGACTGGTGTGACAGCCTGAGAAAGCTGCCCTGGTGCCCACCTCACAGAGTCTTGCTGCTGGTGTGGACAACCATCTACTCCATCACGGG GTATGCCGCCTCCGAAGCAGGGAGCGAGGCACGGCCATCAG CTTCCACGGTGTGCGCAGAGCACCCAGAACTTGGCTCGCTGGCTCCAGGGTGCTGCAGAAAGGTCAAGGGCAATTCCCAGGGCAGCCCGCCTAACCGCCCTGCCCCCGCCCAGGCCCTGCTGCACCTGCTGCTGCTCTTTGGGCTGGTGATGAGCACGGCCCTGATCTGGCACCCCATCAACAAGCTggccaccctgctgctgctggcctACCTGGCCTGGCTCACCATGGGCGTTTCCATCACCTGCCACTTGTGGAGGGACAGCCTTTGTCCCGAGGACAGGCCCCCAAGGGGAGAGTAG